One window of the Saccopteryx bilineata isolate mSacBil1 chromosome 2, mSacBil1_pri_phased_curated, whole genome shotgun sequence genome contains the following:
- the SGCA gene encoding alpha-sarcoglycan, giving the protein MAALIWIPLLAGLLAGAGGTEAPQTTLQPVVGRIFVHTLNHDPFLRPPEHAAPPAVPVTYHAHLQGHPDLPRWLRYTQRSPHHPGFLYGSPTPEDRGRQVIEVIAYNRDSFDTTQHWLVLVIGDPEGPLLPYQAEFLVRSHDVEEVLPSTPASRFLTALGGLWESGELQLLNITSALDRGGRVPLPIEGRKEGVYIKVGSASPFSTCLKMVASPDSHARCAQGQPPLLSCYDTLAPHFRVDWCNVSLVDKSVPEPADEVPTRGDGILERDPFFCPPTEATARDFLTDALVTLLVPLLVALLLTLLLAYIMCCRREGRLKRDLATSDIQMLHHCTIHENTEELRQMAASREVPRPRSTLPMFNVRTGQQVPPQVDSAQVPLILDQH; this is encoded by the exons ATGGCCGCGCTGATCTGGATTCCTCTCCTTGCCG GTCTCCTGGCAGGGGCGGGGGGCACTGAGGCCCCACAGACCACTCTCCAGCCGGTTGTGGGCCGCATCTTCGTGCACACCTTGAACCACGACCCCTTCCTGCGCCCTCCTGAGCACG CTGCCCCACCTGCTGTCCCTGTCACCTACCACGCCCACCTCCAGGGACACCCCGACCTGCCTCGGTGGCTCCGCTATACCCAGCGCAGCCCTCACCACCCTGGCTTCCTCTATGGCAGCCCCACACCAGAAGATCGTGGACGCCAGGTCATTGAG GTCATAGCGTACAACCGGGACAGCTTCGACACCACCCAGCACTGGCTGGTGCTGGTGATTGGGGACCCAGAAG GCCCCCTGCTGCCGTACCAGGCTGAGTTCCTGGTGCGCAGTCATGACGTGGAGGAAGTGCTGCCCTCCACACCCGCCAGCCGCTTCCTCACAGCCCTGGGGGGGCTCTGGGAGTCAGGAGAGCTCCAGCTGCTCAACATCACCTCTGCCTTGGACCGTGGGGGCCGTGTCCCCCTTCCCATCGAGGGCCGCAAGGAAGG GGTATACATCAAGGTGGGCTCTGCCTCACCCTTCTCCACCTGCCTGAAGATGGTGGCATCTCCTGACAGCCATGCTCGCTGTGCCCAGGGCCAGCCTCCTCTTCTGTCCTGCTATGACACCTTGGCACCTCACTTCCGAGTTGACTGGTGCAATGTGTCCTTG GTGGACAAGTCAGTGCCAGAGCCGGCAGATGAGGTACCCACCCGAGGTGATGGGATCCTGGAACGTGATCCTTTCTTCTGCCCACCCACTGAGGCCACAGCCCGAGACTTCCTGACCGACGCACTGGTCACCCTGCTGGTGCCTCTGCTGGTGGCCCTCCTGCTCACCCTCCTGCTGGCCTACATCATGTGCTGTCGGCGGGAGGGACG GCTGAAGAGAGACCTGGCCACCTCAGA CATCCAAATGCTCCATCACTGCACCATCCATGAGAACACAGAGGAGCTGCGACAGATGGCAGCTAGCCGAGAAGTGCCCAGGCCACGCTCCACGCTGCCCATGTTCAACGTGCGCACAGGCCAGCAGGTGCCCCCCCAAGTGGACAGTGCCCAGGTGCCTCTCATCCTGGACCAGCACTAA
- the LOC136327096 gene encoding histone H1.9-like — protein MQKEASMPPSSALSASNSALSTGQQAGVSGVPSKSETGGHTCPKAHRKPSMSKVILEVMEDKGVRHRVSLATLKKALTTTGYNMTRNAWRLKKVLMGLVDKGMLKQVTSKGTSRSFRLGKKQASKFKLEAKRRGQQKQRQQSGQRRFPLSSKCGPKRPIKGARRVARCHRT, from the coding sequence ATGCAGAAAGAAGCTTCGATGCCACCCTCATCTGCGCTCTCGGCCTCAAACAGTGCCCTGAGCACAGGCCAGCAGGCAGGTGTGTCAGGAGTCCCTAGCAAGAGCGAGACTGGGGGCCACACCTGCCCCAAAGCCCACAGGAAGCCCAGCATGTCCAAGGTCATCCTAGAGGTTATGGAGGACAAGGGGGTGCGCCACCGGGTGTCCCTGGCCACCCTGAAGAAGGCTCTCACCACCACGGGCTATAACATGACCCGCAATGCCTGGCGCTTAAAGAAAGTTCTCATGGGGCTGGTGGACAAGggcatgctcaagcaggtgaccagCAAGGGGACCTCACGCTCCTTCCGATTAGGCAAGAAGCAGGCATCCAAATTCAAGCTCGAGGCCAAACGACGGGGTCAGCAGAAGCAGCGCCAACAGTCTGGGCAACGCAGGTTTCCACTGAGCTCAAAATGCGGACCCAAGCGGCCAATCAAGGGGGCACGCAGGGTGGCCCGATGCCACCGCACTTAA